The following are encoded together in the Gopherus evgoodei ecotype Sinaloan lineage chromosome 17, rGopEvg1_v1.p, whole genome shotgun sequence genome:
- the RNF43 gene encoding E3 ubiquitin-protein ligase RNF43 isoform X3 encodes MFHPLSLCNTSEDEHTGSGFVTIVKLERPDRDLHPCLSLANKAKLAGERGARAILFDITDDESAADQLRKPRGLSQPVVLIWGHDAELLMGVVNKNREAHVKIEVKEQPAWPDYDVWILLTVLSTVIVIVLIFVARTKCHWNRTQDSLQQQTMQAISRLAIRKFQARCRQAAPRDSASSCSSAPICAICLEEFSEGQELRIISCSHEFHRECVDPWLQQHHTCPLCMFNIIEGAAFAQPAHLRQNSQDLEPGQRLHLFRQHPGYALYHLPEAHPQRRLRNFASQLPHGNPFFHSPELSQLDFSTMHYLPYRPVGSMATCSHQPSLAQGLGNEQHQKSPACGQMPSSHRTCPLQHQAHCLGFRTAAVPRQHHAAPLHWGTSHGRQHISSGSGESYLTEHSGYLADSPGSDSSSGPCHGSSSDSMLNCTDVSLQGIHGSCSTFRSSLSSDYDPWVYCSSTDNGQEQLQPPGEPRPRSLDLKETGSTALAKSRILSHVHYHHHRHHHYRKDLECPSGRSGQEPSQHRPQFSGAVPSARTQKRTEKTHHCKQPLESSPGSQDASLSGQPSCVHQGPDLSKHLSSSADRSDFSRQAGAAGPLPCPLSQKHGLQSRHHRRKRKCRPEPVLAHLSEDSDVHKDCNVHIHYGHSPGYCCSPEVQSLLPTAPMPYCSGSQVVWKCQVPPSNLESQQQDKDLSEREGKATYPGEFSGTGTAEDNTSLYLPCQTLQHNQGSKEAIQDVYEHSV; translated from the exons GCGAAGCTAGCAGGGGAGCGGGGGGCTCGTGCCATCCTCTTCGACATCACAGATGATGAAAGCGCCGCTGACCAG CTGAGGAAACCCAGGGGCCTGAGTCAGCCTGTGGTTCTGATCTGGGGCCATGATGCTGAGCTTCTGATGGGCGTCGTGAACAAGAATCGAGAAGCGCATGTGAAGATTGAGGTTAAAGAGCAGCCAGCGTGG CCAGACTATGATGTGTGGATTCTTCTCACAGTGCTGAGCACTGTCATCGTGATCGTTCTGATTTTTGTTGCTCGCACCAAGTGTCACTGGAACAGGACTCAG GACTCCTTGCAGCAGCAGACCATGCAGGCCATCAGCCGGCTGGCCATCCGGAAGTTCCAGGCCCGGTGCCGACAGGCCGCCCCAAGGGATTcggccagcagctgcagctcagccCCCATCTGTGCTATCTGTCTGGAGGAGTTCAGCGAGGGCCAG GAGCTGCGGATTATTTCCTGTTCCCATGAGTTCCACAGAGAGTGTGTCGacccctggctgcagcagcaccacaCCTGCCCGCTCTGCATGTTCAATATCATCG AGGGGGCTGCCTTTGCCCAGCCTGCACATCTGAGGCAGAATTCCCAGGATCTGGAACCTGGGCAGCGGCTTCACCTCTTCCGGCAACACCCAGGATACGCCCTGTATCACCTCCCAGAGGCCCACCCCCAGCGGCGGCTCAGGAACTTTGCTTCGCAGCTCCCCCATGGCAACCCCTTCTTCCATTCCCCAGAGCTCTCCCAACTGGATTTCAGCACCATGCACTATTTGCCATACAGGCCAGTGGGCTCCATGGCCACATGCAGCCATCAACCCTCTCTAGCCCAAGGCCTAGGGAATGAGCAGCACCAAAAATCTCCAGCATGTGGACAGATGCCATCTTCTCACAGGACCTGCCCACTTCAGCACCAGGCCCATTGCCTGGGATTCAGGACTGCGGCAGTACCGAGACAGCACCATGCTGCCCCTCTTCATTGGGGAACCAGTCATGGAAGGCAGCACATCAGCAGTGGCTCAGGGGAGAGCTATCTCACAGAGCACAGTGGGTACCTGGCTGACAGTCCAGGCAGTGACTCCAGCTCCGGACCCTGTCATGGCTCCTCCAGTGATTCTATGTTGAATTGCACAGACGTCAGCCTCCAGGGCATCCATGGCAGCTGCTCCACCTTCCGCAGCTCCCTGAGCAGTGACTACGACCCCTGGGTGTACTGTAGCTCCACTGACAAtggccaggagcagctgcagcctccCGGGGAGCCAAGGCCGAGGTCTTTGGACTTGAAGGAGACTGGCAGCACTGCATTAGCCAAGAGTCGGATACTGAGTCATGTCCATTATCACCACCACAGGCATCATCACTACAGGAAAGACCTAGAGTGTCCATCTGGGAGATCAGGCCAGGAACCCAGCCAGCATAGGCCCCAGTTTTCTGGGGCTGTGCCCAGTGCCCGGACACAAAAGAGGACTGAGAAAACTCATCACTGCAAACAGCCTCTCGAAAGCAGCCCAGGGTCCCAGGATGCATCTCTGTCAGGACAGCCCTCCTGTGTGCATCAGGGACCTGACCTCTCAAAGCACctttcctcttctgcagacaggTCTGACTTCAGTAGGCAAGCTGGAGCAGCTGGTCCATTGCCTTGCCCGCTGTCACAGAAACATGGCTTACAAAGTCGTCACCACAGAAGGAAACGGAAGTGCCGCCCGGAGCCTGTCCTGGCTCACCTTTCAGAGGACTCAGACGTGCACAAAGACTGCAATGTTCACATTCACTATGGCCACTCCCCTGGCTACTGCTGCTCCCCAGAAGTTCAGTCACTGTTGCCAACGGCCCCTATGCCCTATTGCTCAGGCTCTCAGGTGGTTTGGAAGTGCCAAGTCCCGCCCTCCAACTTGGAGTCCCAGCAGCAGGACAAGGACCTATCAGAACGGGAGGGGAAAGCCACATATCCAGGTGAATTCTCAGGGACAGGCACTGCAGAAGACAACACAAGTCTTTACCTCCCCTGCCAAACTCTGCAACACAATCAGG